One segment of Deltaproteobacteria bacterium DNA contains the following:
- a CDS encoding MBL fold metallo-hydrolase, translated as MTPAIMRRLLALVLICGTVSLGAPRSLWAEAEQPQQVLLTWMSVTNWLFEIGNTRILMDGYITRIPEAAFSGVGFATATPTKPDEPAIRRLIDALGASGKIDFVLTGHSHYDHSFDAAMWSKLTDAPIIGSRSTCLQAVAQGVLASQCTAVEGGEVLPLGDHVTVRVVRWNHSGDVSTPMGRVLYTPMELVNGPTVPAGAEGLRPGTLQDFPNGGGARAYLFTVTTATGPVSWFYSNTGNAETFQRPAAVDAQFFQSQGFSLDNLVFASQQNSPQENLRAALKAAGLERVDVWIGYSDQSLAEVVGKILRPQVHIPHHWDGLFTSFFAGVPFPYASVAGTDRVAAAFKTQSITLLPPQQYMDTYRLTATGVTPIANDAIKAKLGLNKPPPAVFSAAPGRIAAHID; from the coding sequence ATGACGCCTGCGATTATGAGAAGACTACTCGCGCTCGTGCTGATCTGTGGAACTGTCAGCCTTGGCGCGCCTCGTTCGCTCTGGGCTGAGGCGGAGCAGCCCCAGCAGGTGCTTCTCACCTGGATGTCGGTGACAAACTGGTTATTCGAGATCGGCAACACTCGTATCCTCATGGATGGATATATCACCCGCATCCCGGAGGCCGCGTTTTCCGGCGTGGGCTTTGCCACCGCGACGCCGACAAAACCCGACGAGCCAGCCATCCGCCGTCTCATCGACGCGCTGGGTGCCAGCGGTAAGATCGACTTTGTACTGACCGGACACAGTCACTACGATCACTCCTTCGATGCTGCAATGTGGAGCAAACTGACCGATGCGCCTATCATCGGCTCGCGCTCGACTTGTCTCCAGGCTGTTGCCCAAGGCGTGCTAGCCTCGCAATGTACTGCTGTCGAAGGTGGAGAAGTCCTCCCGCTGGGCGATCATGTGACCGTCAGAGTGGTGCGCTGGAATCACAGTGGAGACGTGTCCACGCCCATGGGTCGTGTCCTCTACACTCCGATGGAATTAGTGAACGGCCCGACGGTTCCGGCTGGAGCCGAAGGACTGCGGCCCGGCACCTTGCAAGACTTTCCCAACGGCGGCGGCGCGCGCGCCTACCTGTTTACTGTTACGACAGCGACTGGACCGGTGAGCTGGTTCTATTCCAACACGGGCAACGCCGAGACCTTTCAACGTCCAGCAGCCGTCGATGCGCAGTTCTTTCAGAGCCAAGGGTTTTCGCTCGACAACCTGGTCTTTGCCTCGCAGCAGAACTCGCCTCAAGAGAACCTCCGCGCGGCTCTGAAAGCCGCTGGTCTTGAGCGCGTTGATGTGTGGATCGGCTATAGTGACCAAAGCCTTGCTGAAGTGGTGGGCAAGATCCTCCGCCCGCAGGTCCATATTCCCCATCATTGGGATGGTTTGTTCACGTCGTTCTTTGCCGGTGTGCCATTTCCCTATGCTTCAGTAGCCGGAACTGACCGTGTGGCGGCAGCGTTCAAAACGCAATCGATCACGCTCCTTCCTCCACAGCAATACATGGACACCTACCGACTGACAGCGACCGGAGTGACGCCAATCGCTAATGACGCGATCAAGGCAAAACTGGGATTAAACAAACCCCCGCCTGCGGTCTTTTCCGCAGCGCCCGGACGGATCGCCGCCCACATCGATTGA
- a CDS encoding restriction endonuclease subunit S produces the protein MLRLDLDRVVVDASRTYPMVGVYSFGRGLFDREPVEAGKTSYRHFFRLKADHIIMSQLFGWEGALALSSPQFTGKFVSPQFPTFLCDELKLDRLFLKWLMKRPMFWQDLGSRASGMGDRRRTLNPDALFKCEIPLPSLSEQQRIVARIEELAVKIEEARGLRRQAVAETTSFVSSLHLSLAGERVVALGDILRLDESKEEVQFGQQYPQVGVKGFGQGLFPRETLEATQTTYRGFNRLYEGAIVLSQVKGWEGAIAACGSDLAGRYVSPEYRTFRCLEGRAIPEYLAALVTTPWFWTQLKDVTRGVGARRERTRPEQFLQMKLPMPEIDRQAKAVPAFDKLQILKRLQAETAAELDALPPSVLDKAFKGEL, from the coding sequence GTGCTGAGACTCGACCTCGACCGAGTTGTTGTCGATGCAAGTCGAACCTATCCGATGGTTGGTGTTTACAGTTTCGGACGCGGATTATTTGACCGAGAACCTGTTGAAGCGGGCAAGACGAGCTACCGTCATTTCTTCCGTCTCAAAGCTGACCACATCATAATGAGTCAACTCTTCGGGTGGGAAGGTGCTTTAGCCCTTTCTTCACCACAGTTCACTGGGAAGTTCGTTTCGCCGCAGTTTCCAACATTTCTTTGTGACGAGTTGAAATTAGATCGTCTGTTTCTCAAATGGCTAATGAAACGCCCGATGTTCTGGCAAGATCTTGGCTCTCGTGCAAGTGGCATGGGCGACCGACGGCGCACACTTAATCCTGACGCACTTTTCAAATGCGAAATCCCCCTCCCCTCGCTTTCCGAGCAGCAGCGCATCGTGGCGCGGATCGAAGAGCTAGCCGTCAAGATCGAAGAGGCGCGAGGGCTGCGGCGGCAGGCAGTGGCGGAGACGACTTCGTTCGTCAGCAGCTTACATTTGAGCTTGGCCGGGGAAAGAGTCGTTGCACTGGGCGATATTCTCAGACTCGATGAATCCAAAGAAGAGGTGCAGTTCGGGCAGCAATATCCACAGGTGGGCGTCAAAGGGTTTGGCCAAGGTCTTTTTCCAAGAGAAACCTTAGAGGCAACTCAAACTACGTATAGAGGATTCAATCGTCTCTACGAAGGGGCTATCGTTTTAAGTCAAGTGAAAGGGTGGGAAGGTGCTATCGCCGCCTGTGGATCTGACTTGGCAGGACGATATGTATCTCCCGAGTACCGGACCTTCAGATGTCTTGAAGGAAGGGCCATACCAGAATACTTAGCGGCGTTAGTTACGACCCCTTGGTTTTGGACTCAACTGAAAGATGTAACACGGGGAGTAGGAGCGAGGCGCGAGCGTACTCGTCCTGAGCAGTTTTTGCAAATGAAACTCCCTATGCCCGAGATAGACCGACAGGCGAAAGCGGTTCCCGCTTTTGACAAACTCCAGATCCTGAAACGTTTGCAAGCCGAAACCGCCGCTGAGCTTGACGCGCTACCGCCATCGGTGCTCGACAAGGCGTTCAAAGGAGAATTGTAG
- a CDS encoding M20/M25/M40 family metallo-hydrolase: protein MDSIKDWQLHDERFLRVLGGMMAHCERLQNSPLKDTPPPQEDLAGNIVREELAPFVRAGTLRVEHISYAEPRGNLILTYPGRTKNTVAFVGAHLDVVPADPAEWQRSPFALQVEGDRLYGRGVTDCLGHVAVLTDLFAQLAERKIQLDHTVVAVIIVNEEMSNTHGIGINRLVKDGKLDHLKNGPLYWLDSANFGPTLGTGGMATWRLVVEGKVAHSGFPQNGINAAELAFAATQALQAWFYKNYPPHPKESEYGFLAPSSLKPTRVQIENDTLAKIPGKAIVEGDIRLTPWYSAQEVKAGALAFIKNLEVRDLPMLGPSRYQLEEAIGTVKLEAIGAPGGGIACNRNSPGYQALAEAISVIRPESKPFSLTGTLPYVRFLQRNGFDVQITGFGRMDTYHAPNEFAEMSHMRDGFRILCHILAKFG, encoded by the coding sequence TTGGACTCAATAAAAGACTGGCAACTGCACGACGAACGCTTCCTCCGCGTCTTGGGCGGCATGATGGCGCATTGCGAGCGTTTGCAAAATTCTCCGCTCAAAGACACCCCACCTCCACAAGAAGATCTCGCAGGGAATATCGTACGTGAAGAACTCGCGCCGTTCGTCCGCGCCGGCACCCTACGCGTCGAACACATTAGCTACGCGGAACCTCGCGGCAATCTGATTCTTACCTATCCGGGGCGGACCAAGAACACCGTCGCTTTCGTGGGCGCGCACTTGGACGTAGTGCCGGCCGACCCGGCAGAATGGCAACGTTCTCCCTTCGCGCTCCAAGTCGAAGGAGATCGCTTGTATGGGCGGGGGGTCACGGACTGTCTCGGTCATGTCGCGGTGCTGACCGATCTCTTTGCCCAATTAGCCGAACGGAAGATCCAACTCGATCATACCGTCGTCGCGGTGATCATTGTCAACGAGGAAATGTCGAACACCCACGGCATCGGCATCAACCGCCTCGTTAAGGACGGCAAGCTCGATCATCTGAAGAACGGCCCGCTATATTGGCTCGACAGCGCCAACTTCGGGCCGACGCTAGGCACGGGCGGGATGGCCACGTGGCGGTTAGTCGTGGAAGGGAAGGTGGCGCATTCCGGGTTTCCGCAAAACGGCATCAACGCCGCCGAGCTAGCCTTCGCGGCAACGCAAGCGTTGCAGGCCTGGTTCTACAAGAATTACCCACCGCATCCGAAAGAGAGCGAGTACGGATTCCTCGCACCGTCGTCGCTCAAACCTACGCGCGTACAGATAGAAAATGACACGTTGGCCAAGATTCCAGGTAAAGCCATTGTCGAAGGGGATATTCGCCTGACGCCGTGGTATTCAGCTCAAGAAGTCAAAGCAGGCGCGCTCGCGTTTATCAAGAATCTCGAGGTCCGCGATCTTCCCATGCTCGGACCAAGCCGCTATCAGCTTGAGGAAGCCATCGGCACCGTCAAGTTAGAGGCGATCGGCGCGCCCGGTGGCGGCATCGCTTGCAATCGCAATTCACCCGGATATCAGGCGCTCGCTGAAGCTATCAGCGTCATACGCCCAGAGTCGAAACCCTTCTCGTTGACGGGGACACTCCCGTATGTGCGCTTTCTGCAACGGAACGGCTTTGACGTACAAATCACCGGCTTCGGGCGTATGGACACCTACCACGCGCCCAACGAGTTCGCCGAGATGAGCCACATGCGCGACGGTTTCCGCATCCTCTGTCATATCCTGGCGAAGTTCGGATGA
- a CDS encoding DEAD/DEAH box helicase family protein, whose product MLTEADTCRKYVLPRLVAAGWDNDPHSFTEQKTFTDGRIEIIGNLKHRRPQKRADYLLRYTRDFTIAVVEAKAADKSPSVGLQQAKEYAEILGLKFAYSTNGHGIVEFDYLTGKESLLAAFPTPQELWTRLCQKEGLKAEAANRLLTPSHHLIGKSPRYYQEIAINRAVQAILQGKRRILLTMATGTGKTLVAFQICWKLWNARWNRTGEYRRPKVLYLADRNILIDDPKDKTFTPFGDARWKIENGEIKKGREIYFAIYQAIAEDERRPGLYREYARDFFDLIIVDECHRGSARDESNWREILEYFEPAYQLGMTATPSRAENRATYRYFGNPLYQYSLRQGIDDGFLAPYRVHRVLTTWDAAGWRPSKGDLDRYGREIPDEEYQTKDFERVVALRARTETIARHLTDFLKKTDRFAKTIVFCVDQAHADEMRRALNNLNADLVQKYPDYVCRVTADEGHIGRGHLSRFQELETTTPVILTTSQLLTTGIDAPTCKNIVLARVSNSMTEFKQIIGRGTRVRDDYGKLSFDILDYTGSATRLFADPEFDGDPALIIEVTVDENGVPIPGTEQITAGAPALYPEEQANEQPLGQLQLSAEAEGVRRKYYFDGGQVEIAAHLVYDLAPDGKQLRVVKYTDYTAEQVRSLYASAAAIQKRWGDPEQRAEILGQLEERGIDFEELAAATNHPESDPFDLLCHVAFNAPLRTRRERADRLRREKKDFFERYGADARAILLALLDKYADHGMAQFVIPDVLKVPPISERGNVMEIARLFGGAERLRQAVTQLQTLLYAA is encoded by the coding sequence ATGCTGACCGAAGCCGATACGTGCCGGAAATACGTCCTGCCGAGACTCGTCGCAGCGGGCTGGGATAACGATCCCCACTCCTTCACCGAGCAAAAGACCTTCACCGATGGCCGGATCGAGATTATCGGCAACCTGAAACATCGCCGCCCGCAAAAACGGGCGGACTACCTCTTGCGCTATACCCGCGACTTTACGATTGCGGTAGTCGAAGCCAAAGCCGCCGACAAATCTCCCAGCGTTGGGCTGCAACAAGCGAAGGAATACGCCGAGATTCTCGGGCTGAAATTCGCTTACTCAACGAATGGTCACGGCATCGTCGAGTTTGACTACCTGACCGGGAAAGAGAGCCTGCTCGCGGCCTTCCCTACTCCCCAGGAGCTATGGACTCGCCTCTGTCAGAAAGAAGGGCTGAAAGCGGAAGCAGCAAACCGTCTCCTGACGCCTTCTCATCATCTCATCGGCAAGAGCCCGCGCTATTATCAGGAGATCGCTATTAATCGCGCCGTGCAGGCGATTCTCCAGGGCAAACGGCGAATCTTGCTTACGATGGCCACGGGCACGGGCAAGACGCTGGTGGCTTTTCAAATCTGCTGGAAGCTGTGGAATGCGCGTTGGAACCGCACCGGCGAGTATCGCCGCCCCAAGGTTCTCTATCTCGCCGACCGCAATATCCTGATTGACGATCCCAAGGATAAAACCTTTACGCCCTTCGGTGATGCGCGCTGGAAGATCGAAAACGGCGAGATCAAGAAAGGCCGGGAGATCTACTTCGCCATCTATCAAGCCATCGCGGAAGACGAGCGCCGACCGGGCCTCTACCGCGAGTATGCCCGCGACTTTTTTGACCTGATCATTGTGGATGAATGTCACCGCGGCAGCGCGCGTGATGAAAGCAACTGGCGTGAGATTCTGGAATACTTCGAACCCGCCTATCAACTCGGAATGACAGCGACGCCGTCGCGTGCTGAAAATCGCGCCACCTATCGCTACTTCGGCAACCCGCTCTACCAATACAGCTTGCGGCAAGGCATCGACGATGGCTTTCTTGCGCCGTATCGGGTGCACCGAGTGCTCACCACTTGGGATGCCGCCGGCTGGCGACCAAGTAAGGGTGACTTGGACCGCTATGGCCGGGAGATCCCCGACGAAGAGTATCAGACCAAAGACTTTGAACGGGTGGTCGCGTTGCGCGCCCGCACGGAAACGATTGCGCGCCACCTCACCGACTTTCTCAAGAAGACCGATCGCTTTGCCAAAACCATCGTCTTCTGCGTGGATCAAGCGCACGCCGACGAGATGCGCCGGGCGCTCAATAATCTCAATGCCGACCTCGTACAGAAATATCCTGACTATGTCTGCCGTGTCACTGCCGACGAAGGCCATATCGGGCGCGGCCACCTGAGCCGGTTTCAGGAGCTGGAAACCACCACCCCGGTGATTCTGACGACCTCGCAATTATTGACCACTGGGATAGATGCCCCCACATGTAAAAATATCGTCTTGGCGCGGGTGAGCAACTCGATGACGGAATTCAAGCAGATCATCGGTCGCGGCACTCGCGTGCGGGATGACTACGGCAAGCTCTCGTTCGATATCCTCGACTATACCGGCTCGGCCACCCGTCTCTTTGCTGACCCGGAATTCGATGGCGATCCCGCCCTCATTATTGAGGTAACGGTCGATGAGAACGGCGTGCCGATTCCTGGCACGGAGCAAATTACAGCAGGTGCCCCAGCCCTTTATCCGGAAGAGCAAGCGAACGAGCAGCCGCTCGGTCAATTACAGCTCTCAGCCGAGGCCGAAGGCGTGCGGCGCAAATACTATTTCGATGGCGGGCAAGTGGAAATTGCGGCGCATTTGGTCTACGACCTCGCTCCTGACGGCAAGCAACTCCGCGTGGTCAAATATACCGACTACACTGCCGAGCAGGTGCGCTCGCTCTATGCCTCGGCGGCGGCCATACAGAAGCGATGGGGAGACCCTGAACAGCGAGCCGAGATTCTCGGACAGCTCGAAGAGCGCGGCATCGATTTCGAAGAATTGGCAGCGGCGACCAATCACCCGGAATCCGACCCCTTCGACCTGCTCTGCCACGTCGCGTTTAATGCACCGCTCCGCACGCGACGCGAGCGGGCTGACCGACTCCGCCGCGAGAAGAAAGACTTCTTTGAGCGGTATGGGGCCGATGCTCGCGCGATCCTGCTTGCCTTACTCGACAAGTATGCCGATCACGGGATGGCGCAGTTCGTTATTCCTGACGTGTTGAAGGTGCCGCCCATCTCCGAGCGCGGCAACGTGATGGAAATCGCCCGCCTCTTTGGCGGTGCAGAGCGACTGCGGCAGGCCGTGACGCAACTGCAAACGCTCCTTTACGCCGCATAA
- a CDS encoding DUF1016 domain-containing protein, with the protein MKHRPAKSTPGRPSAVRHGQRDYEDMLSGVVELLDAARRAAARSVNALMTATYWEIGRRIVEREQGGRKRAEYGEELIERLSVDLTARFGRGFGRRNLFLMRSFFLAFRGKVQTLSALSTAAIRSTPSSKSPRSVPQVLSEKSATPSRILSLADLAHTFPLPWSHYVLLISRARSPEALEFYHTEALRGGWSVRQLARQIGSQFYERTALSKNKAAMLTKGTRTKPEDAVTADEEIRDPLVLEFLNLKDEYSERELEEALIRHLETFLLELGGDFAFVGRQRRLRVDDEWYRVDLVFFHRVLRCLVIIDLKLDRFTHADAGQMHLYLNYARAHWTRPNENPPVGIILCASKGEALVHYATEGLPNQMVVREYLTVLPDEKLLAKEIEQTRKRLEERR; encoded by the coding sequence ATGAAGCACCGTCCCGCCAAGTCTACGCCAGGGAGACCGTCGGCTGTGCGTCACGGCCAACGTGACTACGAGGATATGCTCTCGGGAGTTGTCGAACTTCTGGATGCTGCGCGCCGCGCTGCTGCCCGTAGCGTCAATGCCCTTATGACGGCCACGTACTGGGAGATTGGCCGCAGGATCGTGGAGCGCGAGCAGGGTGGCAGAAAACGCGCGGAGTATGGAGAAGAGCTGATTGAGCGACTCTCTGTAGACCTCACTGCGCGGTTCGGACGTGGGTTTGGCCGTCGCAATCTCTTCCTTATGCGGTCGTTCTTTCTGGCATTTCGCGGGAAAGTGCAGACACTGTCTGCACTTTCCACTGCGGCAATTCGCTCCACGCCGTCGAGCAAATCTCCACGCTCGGTTCCCCAAGTGCTGTCCGAGAAATCCGCAACACCGTCGCGGATTTTGTCGCTTGCCGACCTTGCCCATACTTTTCCCCTCCCCTGGTCACACTATGTCCTCCTCATCAGCCGCGCCCGGTCACCTGAGGCGCTTGAGTTTTATCACACTGAAGCGTTACGCGGCGGCTGGTCCGTGCGTCAGCTTGCCCGGCAGATTGGCAGCCAATTCTACGAACGCACCGCTCTTTCCAAGAATAAGGCGGCGATGCTCACCAAAGGCACGCGGACCAAACCGGAGGATGCGGTGACCGCCGATGAGGAAATTCGTGACCCGTTGGTCTTGGAATTCCTGAACCTCAAGGACGAGTATTCCGAGCGTGAGCTGGAGGAAGCGCTGATTCGGCATCTCGAAACATTCTTGCTCGAACTCGGGGGCGACTTTGCCTTTGTCGGACGCCAGCGGCGACTGCGCGTCGATGACGAATGGTATCGTGTAGATTTAGTGTTCTTCCACCGCGTGTTGCGTTGTCTCGTCATCATCGATCTCAAGCTTGATCGTTTCACACACGCCGATGCTGGGCAGATGCACCTCTACCTCAACTACGCGCGTGCTCACTGGACACGACCTAACGAGAATCCTCCCGTTGGCATCATCCTCTGTGCAAGCAAGGGCGAGGCGCTGGTGCATTATGCGACCGAGGGACTGCCAAACCAGATGGTGGTGCGTGAGTACCTCACAGTACTTCCTGACGAAAAGCTGCTTGCGAAAGAAATCGAGCAGACTCGCAAGCGTTTGGAGGAGCGGAGATGA
- a CDS encoding acyltransferase translates to MATAATPASGITRLSWLDSIKGISILWIAFFHFFGAYGNDRFPSALGPHYFSSFLQQCAPTSPLETTGCLAKGFYVAVASVGFHAVAVFLILSGFGLTYSLAKIGSPDGGWLTWYRGRLLRLFPMYWLAHVVCLISPFIALPEPLDYRLFLSLLGDRVWPVSSIFYYINPAWWYFGLLVELYLVFPLLFRLLQKLGPIKFLLVCGALTILSRYLLLFVLGAHGYYVQGAFFGARLWEFAAGMVLGWLYRHHQEVAQERLFTGSTFFAGVALYVAGLYSYGPALAYTLTDALIGTGLFIILAHISVWTNLVPRLGSMLAYVGAFSYGLYLLHQPYVIYFGELLRDKSMLTVSLLGCLLIAALTVCAIPLERYVNQLTNRILDRKKGNAPPAPISHPQATASR, encoded by the coding sequence ATGGCCACTGCCGCTACACCAGCCTCAGGAATCACCCGCTTGTCGTGGCTCGACAGCATCAAAGGAATCTCGATCTTATGGATTGCCTTCTTCCATTTCTTCGGCGCTTACGGCAACGACCGCTTTCCTTCCGCGCTGGGGCCGCACTATTTTTCCTCCTTCCTACAACAGTGCGCCCCGACTTCTCCACTAGAAACCACAGGCTGCCTCGCTAAAGGATTCTATGTCGCCGTTGCCTCCGTGGGCTTCCATGCCGTGGCAGTGTTTTTGATCTTGAGCGGTTTCGGATTGACCTATTCTCTGGCCAAAATCGGCAGCCCTGACGGCGGTTGGCTGACCTGGTATCGCGGTCGCTTGTTGCGCCTATTCCCTATGTACTGGCTGGCACATGTGGTGTGCTTGATCTCCCCCTTCATCGCGCTGCCCGAACCGCTCGATTATCGGCTGTTCTTGAGCTTGCTCGGCGACCGCGTGTGGCCGGTATCCAGCATCTTTTACTACATCAATCCCGCGTGGTGGTACTTCGGATTGCTGGTTGAACTGTACTTAGTGTTCCCATTGCTCTTTCGTCTCCTACAAAAATTGGGGCCGATCAAGTTTCTTCTGGTGTGCGGCGCGCTCACCATTCTCAGCCGTTACCTTTTACTCTTCGTCCTCGGTGCTCATGGGTATTACGTCCAAGGCGCGTTCTTCGGGGCCCGGCTCTGGGAGTTCGCTGCCGGCATGGTGCTCGGCTGGTTGTACCGTCATCATCAGGAGGTCGCCCAGGAACGCCTGTTCACCGGGAGCACGTTCTTCGCTGGGGTGGCGCTCTACGTGGCCGGGCTCTACAGCTACGGTCCGGCGCTCGCCTACACGTTGACCGATGCACTGATCGGCACCGGCTTGTTCATCATCCTCGCGCACATATCGGTCTGGACGAATCTCGTGCCTCGGCTCGGCAGCATGCTCGCGTATGTCGGTGCCTTTTCCTACGGCTTGTATCTGTTGCACCAGCCGTATGTCATCTACTTTGGCGAACTCCTGCGCGACAAGAGCATGCTCACTGTGTCGCTCTTGGGGTGCCTGCTGATCGCCGCGCTGACGGTCTGTGCTATCCCCTTGGAACGCTACGTGAACCAACTGACGAACCGCATCCTGGATCGGAAGAAGGGTAACGCGCCACCGGCCCCGATAAGCCACCCACAAGCAACTGCGAGCAGGTAA
- a CDS encoding nucleotidyltransferase substrate binding protein has product MNSDICWKQRFDNFDRAFVLLREVCERGVDSLSQLEKEGAIQRFAVAFELAWKTLKDYLEENGLVMNPVTPRTVIKEAFAAKLLDDAQIWIDRMLHRNLLSHTYDSSVFEEVLRAVVDRYFPSFERLHAFFLTKTYLDNGE; this is encoded by the coding sequence ATGAATAGCGACATCTGTTGGAAGCAACGATTCGATAACTTCGACCGCGCCTTTGTCTTGTTACGCGAGGTCTGCGAACGGGGGGTTGATTCCCTGTCCCAACTGGAGAAAGAAGGCGCCATCCAGCGCTTTGCAGTCGCGTTCGAGCTGGCCTGGAAAACACTCAAGGATTATCTAGAGGAAAATGGTCTTGTCATGAATCCGGTGACGCCCCGCACGGTCATCAAGGAAGCCTTTGCCGCCAAGCTCCTCGATGACGCGCAAATTTGGATCGATAGGATGCTGCACCGCAACCTCCTCTCCCATACTTACGACAGCAGCGTGTTCGAGGAGGTGCTGCGGGCGGTCGTGGATCGGTACTTCCCTTCCTTCGAGCGCTTACATGCGTTTTTCCTGACCAAGACCTATCTGGATAACGGTGAGTAA
- a CDS encoding SAM-dependent DNA methyltransferase, protein MALAKKKDQQLDLLNLLQRGEKRAPSKTPPPQTTAQQLGSIVKSARDIMRKDKGLNGDLDRLPMLTWIMFLKFLDDMEQIRGEEAILESKRFRPAIEPPYRWRDWAAKEAGVTGDELIAFVNNDEAIRPDGKRGAGLFAYLRSLQGANGGDRRDVVATVFKGTINRMINGYLLRDVINKVNGIHFTSSEEIHTLGHLYESMLKEMRDAAGDSGEFYTPRAVVRFMVDVLDPRLGETVLDPACGTGGFLVEAYTHLEKQCKTVKDRQILQTQSLAGGEAKPLPYLLAQMNLLLHGLESPPIDPGNSLRFPLKEIGDKDRVDMILTNPPFGGEEERGILSNFPEDKQTSETALLFLQLIMRKLKRQPKPGRAGLVVPNGTLFGDGICAKIKEELLTQFNLHTIVRLPNGVFAPYTSIPTNLLFFDRSGPTEAIWYYEQPLPEGRKQYTKTQPLQYEDFAPCLTWWNQREENDRAWRAPASEIRKNNCNLDLKNPTGKQDFEHLPPERLIEDILKKEQRIVVLMAEIEAVLAEKP, encoded by the coding sequence ATGGCGCTGGCAAAGAAGAAAGACCAACAGTTGGATCTCCTCAATCTTCTGCAAAGGGGGGAAAAGAGAGCACCCTCCAAGACACCCCCGCCGCAAACAACCGCCCAGCAACTCGGCAGCATCGTCAAATCCGCGCGCGACATCATGCGTAAGGATAAGGGGTTGAATGGCGACCTCGATCGCTTGCCTATGCTCACCTGGATCATGTTTCTGAAATTTCTCGATGACATGGAGCAGATCCGCGGGGAAGAGGCGATCCTGGAAAGCAAGCGCTTCCGCCCGGCTATCGAGCCGCCGTATCGGTGGCGTGATTGGGCGGCAAAAGAGGCAGGCGTCACCGGAGATGAGCTGATTGCCTTCGTGAATAACGATGAAGCGATACGCCCGGATGGCAAACGTGGGGCTGGGCTCTTCGCCTATCTACGTAGCCTCCAAGGAGCCAATGGCGGTGATCGCCGGGATGTGGTGGCGACAGTCTTCAAGGGCACGATCAACCGCATGATCAATGGCTACCTGCTGCGGGATGTGATCAACAAGGTGAATGGCATCCACTTCACCTCCAGCGAAGAGATCCACACCCTAGGCCATCTCTATGAGTCCATGCTCAAGGAGATGCGGGATGCTGCGGGCGACTCGGGGGAGTTTTACACGCCACGTGCTGTCGTGCGCTTCATGGTCGATGTGCTCGATCCGCGTCTTGGCGAGACTGTGCTTGATCCGGCCTGCGGCACCGGTGGATTTCTCGTGGAGGCGTACACGCACTTGGAGAAGCAGTGCAAGACTGTAAAGGATCGGCAGATCTTGCAAACGCAAAGCCTTGCCGGTGGGGAAGCGAAGCCGCTTCCCTATCTGCTGGCACAGATGAATCTGCTGCTGCATGGGCTGGAATCCCCGCCGATTGACCCCGGCAATAGCTTGCGGTTTCCGCTCAAAGAAATTGGCGATAAAGACCGGGTGGATATGATCCTTACTAATCCCCCCTTTGGCGGCGAAGAAGAGCGCGGCATCCTCTCGAACTTTCCTGAAGACAAGCAGACCTCGGAGACGGCGCTGCTCTTCTTGCAACTCATCATGCGCAAGCTCAAGCGGCAGCCCAAGCCGGGGCGCGCCGGGCTGGTCGTGCCTAACGGCACGCTTTTCGGGGATGGCATTTGCGCCAAGATCAAAGAAGAGCTGCTCACGCAATTCAACCTGCACACCATCGTCCGTCTGCCCAACGGCGTGTTTGCCCCCTACACGAGCATTCCGACGAATCTGCTCTTCTTCGACCGCTCAGGACCGACGGAAGCAATCTGGTACTACGAGCAGCCCTTGCCAGAGGGGCGGAAGCAATACACCAAGACACAACCTTTGCAGTATGAGGACTTTGCGCCGTGCCTGACTTGGTGGAACCAGCGTGAGGAGAACGACCGCGCGTGGCGAGCGCCGGCCAGCGAGATTCGGAAAAACAATTGCAACCTTGACCTCAAGAATCCCACCGGCAAGCAAGACTTCGAGCACCTGCCGCCGGAGCGACTGATCGAGGACATCCTCAAAAAAGAACAGCGCATTGTCGTGTTGATGGCGGAGATCGAAGCGGTGCTGGCGGAGAAACCATGA